The following proteins are co-located in the Cydia fagiglandana chromosome 2, ilCydFagi1.1, whole genome shotgun sequence genome:
- the LOC134677039 gene encoding ELAV-like protein 4, with translation MSKGDSEQQNGSGEESKTNLIINYLPQSMTQEEIRSLFSSIGEVESCKLIRNKGAAFPDALNHALHGGGQSLGYAFVNYHRPEDAEKAIATLNGLRLQNKTIKVSYARPSSEAIKGANLYVSGLPKTMTQSELERLFSPYGRIITSRILCENSGGRPFTGGEQGLSKGVGFIRFDQRVEAERAIQELNGTVPKGATEPITVKFANNPSNNGKALAPLAAYLPAALRFPAPLGRFSSGKSLLAINKGLQRYSPLAGELLGGVLPGAVGSEWCIFVYNLAPETEENVLWQLFGPFGAVQSVKVIRDLQTNKCKGYGFITMTNYDEAVVAIQSLNGYTLGNRVLQVSFKTNKIKTI, from the coding sequence ATGTCGAAAGGCGACAGCGAGCAACAGAATGGCTCCGGCGAGGAGTCTAAAACCAATCTCATCATCAACTACCTGCCCCAGAGCATGACTCAAGAGGAGATCCGGAGCCTTTTCTCCAGTATTGGTGAAGTGGAGAGTTGCAAGCTCATCCGGAATAAGGGGGCGGCGTTCCCTGATGCTCTGAACCATGCGCTGCACGGCGGCGGCCAGTCGCTCGGCTATGCGTTCGTCAACTACCACCGTCCGGAGGATGCGGAGAAAGCCATCGCGACGCTCAATGGACTTCGCCTCCAGAACAAAACCATCAAAGTATCATACGCACGACCAAGCAGCGAGGCTATCAAAGGCGCCAATCTCTACGTGTCCGGGCTTCCGAAAACTATGACTCAGAGTGAGTTGGAACGACTCTTCAGCCCTTACGGCCGCATCATCACATCCCGCATTTTGTGCGAAAATTCCGGCGGGCGGCCTTTCACCGGAGGCGAACAGGGACTCTCTAAAGGAGTGGGATTCATTCGATTTGATCAACGCGTGGAGGCCGAAAGAGCCATTCAGGAGCTGAATGGAACAGTGCCTAAGGGAGCGACAGAGCCTATCACAGTGAAGTTTGCGAACAACCCGTCCAACAATGGAAAAGCTTTGGCTCCGTTAGCGGCGTACCTGCCGGCGGCGCTTCGATTCCCTGCGCCCCTTGGCCGCTTCAGCTCTGGCAAGTCTCTTCTGGCCATCAACAAGGGATTACAACGCTACAGCCCGCTTGCCGGGGAGCTTCTGGGTGGCGTCCTGCCAGGAGCCGTGGGCTCCGAGTGGTGCATCTTCGTGTACAACCTGGCGCCCGAGACAGAGGAGAACGTGCTTTGGCAACTCTTCGGCCCATTCGGTGCCGTTCAGAGCGTCAAAGTCATAAGAGACCTGCAGACCAACAAGTGTAAAGGGTATGGGTTCATCACAATGACAAACTACGACGAGGCCGTGGTGGCCATCCAGTCGCTGAACGGATACACGCTGGGTAATCGCGTGCTGCAGGTCAGCTTCAAGACCAACAAGATCAAGACGATCTAA